Proteins from one Toxotes jaculatrix isolate fToxJac2 chromosome 13, fToxJac2.pri, whole genome shotgun sequence genomic window:
- the ciarta gene encoding circadian associated repressor of transcription a, with amino-acid sequence MNSLGSSSKWSSYDSLPSISSFVLSESEQTEDEADIFSEGEGDSGRTKSLSTDEGITFSGNYHNLPAHSHKRHSRSKSDQSKNCLDETKHLVTAASPGAATLGSSSATPGDLAFARKCADLQRFIRPLLELLHGLKTGRFDKGLTSFQQSVAIDRLQRILGILQRPQMGEKYLQNLLQIEMMLKTWFPQVAFQSIDTANQTVTPRLLPHWRQNQLHMPVKKRKLSWSDPDDTGKVPTKQKHHQHEEHGSCQAFTSLDTVSTCLPSSPKKWKTPEEETVESAGCSCRADHEFTESTGTLSRASYLYSKRENENRKQSEKSLPSPCGSPATQDSSVSSSGTSTTNDSP; translated from the exons ATGAATTCTTTGGGCAGTTCTTCCAAATGGTCTTCTTACGACTCGCTACCCTCCATCTCCAGCTTTGTCCTCAGCGAGAGTGAGCAGACTGAGGATGAAGCAGACATCTTctcagagggagagggggacaGTGGAAGAACAAAGTCCCTCTCAACTGATGAGGGAATCACATTTTCTGGGAACTATCACAATCTCCCAGCCCATTCACATAAACGGCATTCGAGGTCTAAGAGCGATCAGTCTAAAAACTGCCTTGATGAAACTAAGCATCTTGTCACAGCCGCTTCTCCTGGAGCTGCCACATTGGGCTCATCATCAGCAACACCAGGGGACCTGGCCTTTGCTCGGAAA TGTGCAGATTTGCAGAGGTTTATTCGTCCTTTGCTTGAGCTTCTGCATGGCCTAAAGACAGGGCGATTTGACAAAG GTTTAACAAGTTTCCAGCAGAGTGTTGCCATAGACAGATTGCAGAGGATCCTTGGAATCCTACAGAGGCCTCAAATGGG tgaaaaaTACCTCCAAAATCTGCTACAGATAGAGATGATGCTAAAAACGTGGTTCCCTCAGGTTGCATTTCAGTCCATAGATACAGCAAACCAAACTGTCACTCCCCGACTTCTACCACACTGGCGCCAAAATCAACTCCACATGCCGGTTAAG AAGAGGAAACTAAGCTGGTCAGACCCTGACGACACTGGCAAAGTCCCAACCAAGCAAAAGCACCACCAACATGAAGAACATGGGAGCTGCCAGGCTTTTACGTCACTCGACACAGTTTCCACATGTCTACCTAGCTCGCCTAAGAAATGGAAAACtccagaggaagaaacagtTGAATCAGCTGGGTGCAGCTGTAGAGCTGATCATGAGTTTACAGAGAGCACTGGCACTTTAAGCAGGGCGTCATATTTATAtagcaagagagaaaatgagaatcGGAAGCAGTCTGAGAAATCTCTGCCCTCCCCCTGCGGCAGCCCAGCTACACAAGACAGCTCAGTGTCCTCAAGCGGCACCAGCACTACAAATGACTCACCTTAG